ACAGAACGGCCGGGTTTGGCTAAAGCGCTTGAGATCGCGCGGGCTGGTGACGCTCTGGTAGTGTGGAAGCTCGATCGCATCGGCCGCTCGCTTGCCCATGTGGTCGGCCTGGTCAGCGACCTTCAGAAGCAAGGGATCGGCCTGAAGGTCCTGACCGGCGACGTAGACACCACGACGACAACCGGGCGCCTCGTCTTCGGCATCTTTGCCACCCTGGCGGAGTTCGAGCGCGATCTCATCCACGAACGCACCATGGCGGGGCTGGCAGCGGCGCGTGCCCGAGGCCGGGCTGGTGGGCGCCCGCGCGTCATGACACTGAAGAAGCTGAAGGCGGCCATGGCCATGATGGCAGATCGCGACAACGCTGCGCGTGATGTCGCGGCTGAACTCGGTGTGTCGTTGTCGACGCTCTATGCCTACGTCGATGCCAAGGGAAAGCCTCGCGAGCGGGCAAGTGATCTGCTGGCAAGCAAGCGTCGAGCGAAACGCGACAATAGCATGCAGGCGTAAAAGACCGTGCCGGTAGGATATCTGAGCGAGAGCCAGGCGCGGGAATATGGCTGTTTTCCCGACGAGCTTACCCCGGATCAACTGGCTCGCTATTTCCACCTCGATGACGCCGATCGTGCGTTCGTCGCCTTGCATCGCGGCGATCACAATCGTCT
This genomic window from Roseateles sp. XES5 contains:
- a CDS encoding recombinase family protein, with the protein product MLIGYMRVSTIEQNLDLQRDGLERAGCEKIFDDVCSGRATERPGLAKALEIARAGDALVVWKLDRIGRSLAHVVGLVSDLQKQGIGLKVLTGDVDTTTTTGRLVFGIFATLAEFERDLIHERTMAGLAAARARGRAGGRPRVMTLKKLKAAMAMMADRDNAARDVAAELGVSLSTLYAYVDAKGKPRERASDLLASKRRAKRDNSMQA